One Desulforhopalus sp. DNA segment encodes these proteins:
- a CDS encoding chemotaxis protein CheW, with the protein MSRKQIDWQEIRHQVEAIGVMIAKGHNPAPQEVDRILRQRAESLAREQVEPVTGDSLHVVEFLLANERYAIESHFVSEVNPMDDYTPLPGVPPFVLGLVNVRGRILSVIDLKKFFNMPPQGISDLNKIIIIDDGTMEFGILADAILGIQNLAVSSIAPPPPALTGIGREFLRGISGEHIIVLDAARIIGHKNIVVHEEV; encoded by the coding sequence ATGAGCCGGAAACAGATCGATTGGCAGGAAATTCGTCACCAGGTGGAAGCAATCGGCGTTATGATCGCCAAAGGTCATAACCCGGCTCCGCAGGAGGTGGACCGGATACTGCGGCAACGGGCCGAAAGCCTCGCCAGAGAGCAGGTAGAGCCAGTCACCGGGGATTCCCTGCATGTCGTGGAATTTCTGCTGGCGAATGAGCGCTACGCCATTGAGTCGCATTTCGTCAGTGAGGTCAACCCCATGGACGACTATACCCCCCTGCCCGGGGTGCCGCCATTTGTTCTCGGTTTGGTGAACGTGCGCGGACGAATTCTTTCGGTTATCGACCTTAAGAAATTTTTTAACATGCCGCCGCAAGGGATAAGTGACCTGAATAAAATCATCATCATCGATGACGGCACCATGGAGTTCGGCATCCTTGCCGACGCGATACTCGGCATACAAAACCTCGCAGTCAGCAGCATCGCCCCACCGCCACCGGCCTTGACCGGTATCGGCCGGGAATTTCTCCGGGGTATCAGCGGAGAGCATATCATCGTCCTCGATGCCGCCAGGATCATAGGACATAAAAATATCGTGGTTCACGAAGAAGTTTGA
- a CDS encoding methyl-accepting chemotaxis protein: MKWFINLTTRAKLLLSFGLMTVFLLIVIASAHQGFSILHQSQEELFQNDFLPAVQLVELRSTQNRARTQLLEMMMTTDKVKHQELEKDIRERSRDIDEGLKVVSESLKSHPLDLQKISEMAALLVEYRRVRDTQIALIHAGKSGEAAGLEASEQIERYNRIRGIARELGNAAITEAKTRIAEANARAELLSKIFIAIGVLVFTCSVAAAFFLSHLIAKPLQELTAAAKRISAGDLGVTIEEKDRQDEVGHLTMAFTAMVRYLQDMAAISRQIAQGNLAVTVQPATDKDILGIAFVDMTGYLKNIAALSQRVSEGDLTATVQPVSGKDILGIAFANMLGNLRKINEEIGDGVNVLASSAGEILASTNQIASAMAETATSVAETTATVEQSKQTALLSSKKARSVSENAQKAVQVAEQGYANVSETLTGINHIKQLMETVAESVVLLSEQTQAIGEITAVVTDLAQQSNLLAVNAAIEASKAGEHGKGFSVVAVEIKSLADQSKQATEQVRKILGDIQKATVKSVLAAEQVSKAVEGGVKQSAESGESIHKLAENIGQAAQAAEQIAVSSQQQLAGMEQVAIAMENIKQATHQNVLGTKQVENAAHTLNEFGQKLKEMVSRFKV, from the coding sequence ATGAAATGGTTTATTAACCTCACCACACGGGCGAAACTCTTGCTCAGCTTCGGCTTGATGACCGTATTTCTGCTGATCGTCATTGCCAGTGCCCACCAAGGGTTTTCCATCCTGCATCAGTCCCAGGAGGAACTCTTTCAGAACGATTTCCTGCCCGCGGTCCAGCTGGTCGAGTTGCGGTCGACGCAAAACCGTGCCCGCACCCAGCTTCTGGAAATGATGATGACCACCGATAAGGTAAAACATCAGGAGTTGGAGAAAGATATCCGGGAAAGAAGCAGGGATATTGATGAGGGACTTAAGGTCGTCTCCGAATCCTTAAAAAGCCATCCTCTGGATTTACAGAAAATCTCCGAAATGGCCGCCCTTCTGGTGGAATACCGGAGGGTCAGGGATACCCAAATAGCCTTGATCCATGCCGGCAAGAGCGGCGAAGCGGCAGGCCTTGAGGCCTCCGAACAGATTGAGCGCTACAACCGCATCCGCGGCATTGCCAGGGAACTCGGCAATGCCGCCATCACCGAGGCAAAGACCCGTATCGCCGAAGCCAACGCCAGGGCGGAATTGCTGTCAAAGATCTTTATCGCGATCGGCGTCCTCGTCTTCACGTGCAGCGTGGCCGCCGCCTTCTTCTTGAGTCACCTGATCGCCAAACCGCTACAGGAGCTAACCGCAGCGGCTAAACGAATTTCCGCCGGCGATCTCGGTGTCACCATAGAAGAGAAGGACCGGCAGGACGAGGTTGGACACCTGACGATGGCATTCACCGCCATGGTTCGCTATCTTCAGGATATGGCGGCGATATCCAGGCAAATCGCCCAAGGCAACCTGGCGGTGACGGTTCAACCGGCCACCGACAAGGATATCCTCGGTATCGCCTTTGTTGATATGACAGGCTATCTCAAAAACATCGCCGCCTTGTCGCAAAGGGTCTCGGAAGGGGATCTAACAGCCACGGTACAACCGGTTTCCGGCAAAGACATTCTCGGCATCGCCTTTGCCAATATGCTTGGTAACCTGCGGAAAATAAACGAGGAGATCGGTGACGGCGTCAATGTTCTGGCCTCTTCCGCTGGCGAGATCCTCGCTTCGACCAACCAGATCGCCTCGGCAATGGCCGAGACGGCGACATCGGTTGCCGAGACGACGGCGACGGTCGAGCAAAGCAAGCAAACCGCCCTGCTGTCTTCAAAGAAAGCCCGGAGTGTTTCGGAAAACGCCCAGAAAGCAGTGCAGGTCGCCGAACAAGGCTATGCCAATGTATCGGAGACCTTGACCGGCATCAATCATATCAAGCAGCTCATGGAGACCGTTGCCGAGAGCGTAGTCCTCCTCAGCGAACAGACCCAGGCCATCGGCGAGATCACCGCTGTCGTCACCGACCTTGCCCAGCAGTCAAACCTTTTGGCGGTGAATGCGGCGATAGAGGCATCGAAGGCGGGAGAGCACGGCAAGGGCTTTTCGGTGGTGGCCGTGGAAATCAAAAGTCTCGCCGACCAGTCGAAGCAGGCGACGGAGCAGGTGCGAAAGATTCTAGGCGATATCCAGAAGGCAACCGTCAAATCGGTACTCGCTGCTGAACAGGTCAGTAAGGCGGTGGAAGGCGGGGTCAAGCAGTCGGCCGAGTCCGGCGAGTCGATCCATAAACTGGCTGAAAATATCGGCCAGGCGGCACAGGCGGCGGAACAGATAGCGGTCTCCAGCCAGCAGCAGCTGGCCGGAATGGAGCAGGTGGCCATCGCCATGGAAAATATCAAACAGGCGACCCACCAGAACGTCCTGGGGACCAAGCAAGTGGAGAATGCAGCGCATACCTTGAATGAATTCGGACAAAAACTCAAGGAGATGGTATCGCGGTTCAAGGTGTGA